Within the Acidihalobacter prosperus genome, the region GGCAGCGATGCCGGCACCGTGCGCCCGGGCTGATTGACGTCGTCGGCGCGGCTCGGCACATCGGGGTCGTAGCACAGCAGCACCAGGCTGCGGGTACCCACCGGCACCCCCTCCCAGGCGATATGCGGATTGCGGTTGGTACCCAAGGCCATGCCGTCCCGGTCGTCGGGGATACCGAAGGCGAATTCGGGCGCGATCGGCGCCTGATCGACCAGACTGTCACTCACGAGCTTCATTATGGGGTCTCCTGCGTCAATGGGGTCGAATCACCCGGCTCTGCCGCCTGGTAGCAGCCGAACAGCTGCCCCCCCATGCCAGGCGCGGCCGGATCGTAATACAGACGATGCAACCTCAGGTCTAGCGGGGGTCTGAACGCTGCCCCCTCGATCAAAGTGGTCGGTGGTCCACCGCCCAACAGGCGGTGGACCTGGGTCAGGTAGAGCCGCGACAACACCCCGCGCGCAGCGAGCAGATGCAGCACCCGGGCACCGCCGACCGCATAAATCGCGCGCAGGCCGCGCGCGGCGAGCAGCGCGACCGCCGTTCCGGCCTCGACCTCATCTCGACCGGCCTCGACCACCTCCGCACCGGCCTGCCGCAGACGCTCGGCCGCCGGCGAGCGTGCGGCCGCGGCACCGGTCAATATCAACAGTCGTTCGGTTGGGATGTCGGCGGGGGGAATGAGGTCGAGACGGCGGCTTGCCACCACGATGCACGGCCAGGCCGGCAACCCGCGCTCGGCCCGCCAGTCCCGCAGCTCGGCATAGCGTGGCGCATGAAAGGCCGCGAACAAGTCCTGGGCGAGCCCGTTTATCCGGTCCCGCAGGTGGCGGCCGCCGACCAGAATGGCGTCGGCCTGCACGGCCAGCTCCTGGAACAGCCACCAATCCCTGGGATTGGCGATACCCGACGGCACGCCGCCCTCGCCGATGGCGATGCGTCCGTCGAGGCTGGCAACGAAATTGGCGTATACGAGAGGTGCGTGCCGCGCCGCGGCCTGCAGGTCGTGCGCAAGGTAAAGCCCCGCCAACGGGCGGGGCTCTGCCGATGGCCAGAGCGGCCAGATCGCGTCTTCGGGGGGGGTATCCCTCCCCTGCATGGGAGGAACGACTCCGCCGGGATCAGCCGCCTTGACCGCCGTGCATCTCAGCCAGACGTTTGCCGATAGCGTTGAGTTCGGCAATCATCGCCTTGGTCTTCGGATTGACTTTGCTCATAGCGGCAACGGTCTCCTCGCTCAGCTTCTTGCGCGCCGCCGCCACCTTGGGATCACTCACGGCCTTGTTTTCGGCCTGGATCAGGCCCGCCTGGATGGCGCGCGCCTTGGTGATCAACGTCTGACGCGTGGTGTTGTCGGTGTTCTTGTCCTGAATCTGCCGGCCCAGCTTGTTGAGCTCGTCGATCTTCGGCTGGGGATCGGTGCCCTGGCGCTTCATGGTGGCCACCAGCAGTTCTCGGAAATGCTTCTCCTGCTTGGCCAGCTCGGGCGACTTCTTGACCGCTTCCTGCTGCGTCTGGGCAAGCTCGGCGCGCAGCTGCATGAAGCGCTGCTCCATCTGCATCACCTTGTCGTTGGCCTCGGCGCCCGGCTTGGCGGTGGTCGTGTCGGCCGCCTGAGCGGTCGCGCCGAAACACAGCGCAGCCGCTACGGTGAGGGCGCCGGCCAGACCGGCAAAGGTGCGCTGTTTGCGACTGAATTTCATACCTGGATCTCCCTGCGGAGGTGTGTGGATGCGATACGGGGTGGGGCGCTCCGCGCCGACCACGTAGCGCGCCACACTAACAGCCACCACCCTGTGGCTGTCAAGCGCGATCCGCCCGAGTTCACGCATGCGGCAGCATGGCCCGTACCGAAGCACCGCCCAGGGGCGAACGCCCGATCTCGACCGTACCGCCATAGCCCCGCACGAGCTCCACCACCACCGCGAGGCCGATACCTTGCCCTTCCACCCGGGTATCCGCGCGCGCGCCCCTTTCGAGCAGCCGTCCTGCCTCGCCGGGCGCGAAACCCGGTCCGTCGTCGTCCACGCTCAGCACCAATGTCCCGGCCTCGCGGGCGAGCCGGACCGACACCTGCGTACGCGCCCATTTGCAGGCGTTGTCGAGCAAATTACCGGCCAGTTCGAGCAGATCGTTTTCGTCGATACGTCCGGTCATGTCCGACGCCAGATCGATGGCGATTTCCAGATTCCGGTCACGGTAGGCCCGCTGCAACGCGGATATCACCCGCTGCACGGACGGCGCGAGCGCCACCGGCGCCATCAATCCCAGCGCCGGCCCCGCGGTGGCCCGGTTAAGCTGATAGGCGACGATCTGATCCATGCGCCCGACCTGTTCGGCCACCCGACGCTCCGCTTCGCCGCTCAGGCCATCGCGGGCCGTCAGACCGCGCAGCACGGCCAGCGGCGTTTTCAGACTGTGGGCGAGATCGTCCAAGGCATGCCGATAACGCGTCTGGCGGGCCCGTTCGTGGGTCAGCAGGGTATTGAGGCCCGTCACCAGCGGCGCCAGTTCGGCCGGGTAGGCGCCGCCGAGCTGCGGGGACTCGCCGCGTTCCACCCTGCCCAATTCCCCGGACAGCTCGCGCAGGGGGCGCAGCCCCCAGTGCAGCAGGGCGACCAGTGCCAACAGCAGCAACACGGCCGCGGCGCTGAGCCAGAATGCCAGCGTGCGACGAAACTCGCTCAACTGGGCAAGATAAGACGCGGCCCGCTCGCCGACCACGAAGGTATAGCGGTGCCCGCCGCTATCGGGCGTCCAGCGCACGCCGAAGGCAAGCTGGAAACGATCATGACCGGGCGCGCGCCGACGGTCGAAACGCCACGCGCCCGGCGGAGACGACGGCACGCTGGCGGGAGGGACGAGCAACGAGGGCGAGGCCCACACCACCCGGCCCGCCGTGTCGGCAATCAGCGCGTAGAAGCCCGAGCCCGGCTGCTGCAGCCGTGGATCGCCGAGTTGCGGCAGCGACACCTGGACCGAGTGCGCATCGATGTCGGCTGCGCCCAGCAACGCATAGGTCATGCCTCGCAGCTTGGCCTCCTGCGCATGCAGGGCGGCAGCGGAAAAGGCGCGGTCCAGCGCGACGCCGGTCAGCACCACGAAGGCGGCGAGCACGACGCCGGCCGCCAGTACCAGCCGCGTCCTAAGCGAACGCATCCGGGGCGCGGCGAGGCAGGGTGAAGCGATAGCCCCGCCCGCGCAGGGTTTCGATCGGCTGCAGACGCTCGTCGGGATCGAGCTTGCGACGCAGACGACGGATGAACACTTCGATCACATTGCTGTCGCGCTCGTCGTCCTCGGCGTAGAGATGTTCGGTGAGCACGCTCTTGGACACGACCTCGCCGGCATGCAGCATCAGATATTCGAGCAGGCGGTATTCATAGGCGGTCAACTCGACGGCGGCGCCGTTCAGGGTCACGCGCTGGGTCTGCGGGTCTAGCATCACCGGTCCGCAGGCCAGTACGGATTGCGCCCAGCCGCTCGACCGGCGTAGCAGCGCGCGCACGCGGGCGAGCAGTTCCTCGGGATGGAAGGGCTTCACCAGATAGTCGTCGGCCCCGGCCTCCAGCCCCTCGACCTTGTCCTGCCAGCGCCCGCGCGCGGTCAGCACCAGCACCGGCACCTCGCGTCCTGCGGCGCGCAGCCCGCGGATCAGCGACAACCCGTCGAGCTCGGGCAGTCCCAGGTCGATCAACGCGAGATCGATGGGATATTCAGTGGCGAGATAAAGCCCTTCGCGACCGTCGACGGCCACATCCACCACCACCCCCTGCTCGGCCAGACGCGCAGCAATCTGGTCCCTCAGGTCCGGATCGTCTTCGACCAGCAGCACACGCATGTCGGCAACCTCAGCGCAACACGCGGCCGTCGCGGGCATCGACCACCACGACCCGGATCTGGCCGCCGACCAGCAGACGCACGCGATAACGCGCGCCAGGGCCCTCGCCCACTCTGTGCACCGCCAGCACACGGCCGCCCACCGCCGCCCGCGCGGCATGGGCGGCGTCGGCCGGCGAGATGAAACGTTCCGCCAACAACGGCGCCACCCCGGGCGGCAGGCGATAGGGCGTGCCGTCCGGGGCGGCGCACGCGGCGCCGGAAAAGGCGATTAGGGCACAGCAAAGCAGACGACGCATGCACACGGACTCCCTCGGGACTTGCGCTCAGTCTAACGGAGATGCGTCCCGATGTACGCGCAGGAAGCGCCCCGGGTGCTGGTGCATACGCGTGACGTAGAGGCGCCCATGGTAACGGTAGGTCACCCGATAGCCGCGGATCCGCTCGACCGTACGCAGGCTAGGCTGCGGATGGCAGACCGTCATCGGTCGTACCACCGTCGTCCGCCCATCGGCCAGACTATGGCCGATGGCGCCACCGATGATCGCCCCCGCCACCGTCGCGACCGGATTGCCGCCGTCGTCGCCGAGGCGGTTGCCGATGACCCCGCCGATCACTCCGCCGACCAGCGTGGCGCCCACCGGATCGGCGTGACGGTCGCGGCTGTAGGCCACCTGTTCCGTGGTACAGTGCCGCACCGTCGGGCCAGGCACCCGCATCACGCGCACGATCGGGCGAACCTTGACCACGCGCGCCAGCCGGACGCTATCGTGATCCCAGCGCTGATAGCCCCAGCGCCCATCAGCATGCGCCGCCAGCGGCAGCGCCATGCCGGCACCCAGAATCGCGGCAATCGCCCTTTTCAGTGAAGGTTTCATCGCGCTTACTCCTGTCCATTTGAGGATGACATGGCTAGGCTATGCGCGGCCGACTGAACAGCGACTGAACACCCTCATGATCGAAAGACTGCCCTATCCCACGCTGGAATACGCCATCGGCAGCCGCGCGGCGCTGGCCACGCTGTGCGAGGACGCCGGCACGCCGCTCGCCGATTTCCGCGTCGCCGACTATGTCAGCGATTACCGCGTGCGCCACCCGCGCGACGAGCAGGATCTCATCGGCGCCTGCGCCCGCGTGTTCTTCGAGGAGAACGCTCCCTTGCTGGCGCAGATCGACGGCCGCGAACACGAGCGCCCGTATGCGCTCGTGCTGTTCGCCACCTTCCTGGTGCTGGAATTCAACGCCTTCACGCCAGAGGCCCACTTCCTGGTGCTCGCGCCGACCCAGCCGGCGCGCGATGCGGATGCACCCTATGCCGGGCTGTGGGCCGCGCAACGCATGGACACCTTGCAGGCCACGGGCGACCCCGCCACTCTGTTCGGCGCGACCGACGCCCTGATCGCAGCCCTGCGCCGACCGCCCCCGGCACAGGCCGCGCCCCCGCCCCGGCGACGCTGGTGGCGACTGTTCGGACGTTAGGCGCTTCCGTGCAGGCGCGCACCGCTCTAGAATCCTGATCCACCGAAGCCCCTACCCGCCAAGGATCCCACATGAAAATCCGCCTGCTGCTGCTTTCCGCCCTGATCGCCACGCTGACCGCCGGCTGCACCTGGGTCAAGCTCACCCCGCAGGGCGAGGAAGCCCGCGTGCTCAAGCCGAATCAGGTTGCCAGCTGCAAACCCATGGGCACCACCACGGTCCAGGTGGCCGCCACCGTGCTCGGCGTGCCGCGCCCGCGCCGTGACGTGGAGCACGACCTGCAGGCCCTGGCCCGCAATGCCGTACAGAATGCCGGCGGCGACACCATCGTGCCCGAGGGTCAGCCGGTCGACGGCCGCCAGACCTTTGCCATGTACCGCTGCATCAATCCCTGATCCGGCAAACGGCGCGTGTCGGAAACGGAAACACCGGCCGACGGCGGCCGTCCGCTGATACAGGTCGGTGTCTTTCTGGATTACGTCTGCCCCTTCTGCCATATCGGCAGCGCGCGCCTGCTGCGGCTCGGCGAGCGCTTCGATCTGCGCGTCAACTGGATGTTCATCGAGCTGCGTCCGGAAACGCCGCCCGAAGGGCAGGGCCTGGACACGCTGCCCTACAGCGAGGCCGAGTTCGAGGTCATGAACCGCAGCCTGGCCGAACTCGCCGCCGAGGAAGGTCTCGCGCTCGCCCGGGATCGCCGTCTGGCCAATTCGCATCGCGCGCTGCTGCTCGCCGAGGCGGCCAAGTCGCTCGGCCGCGAACCCTTCTACCGGCTCCACCGGCGCCTGTTCGAGAGCCATTTCGCGCGCGCCCGCAATATCGGCGACGAGTCGGTGCTGCGGGACATCGTCGCGGCCTGCGGCCTGCCCGATTCCCTGCCCGACCAGGCCTGGTCGGATCCGTCGCTGGAGACCCGTCTCGCGCACTATCGCCAGATCGCCGCACGCCACGCGATATCGAGCGTACCCACCTATATCTTCGGCGATCGCGTGTTGAGCGGCGTCCAGCCTTTCGAGGCCTTCGAAGACGCCGCGCGCTCGATATCGTCGGGCTGATTCGCCCGTCGGGCAGGTCCCCTTTCAAAGGCCGTCGCCGTGCTGATAGAGTACGCGTCCGGTCCCCCATGCCACCGCGTTCGCGGGCGGCAGCGCATACCGCACAAGCACCCGGGCACGTCGCGCGACGCCAGCCCCTACGTCAAACCGTTTCGCATGAAGGAGTCGACGCGATGCTGAGACTCGTGGCCTCGTTGTTCAATCTGCTCTTCGGCATGTCGGTGCTGCTGACCGGCGTCGGGCTGCTCGGCTCGCTGCTCGGAATCCGCGCAGGGCTGGCCGGCTTCAGCAGCGAGGTCACCGGCGTGGTCATGGCTGCCTACTTCGCCGGCTACATCCTCGGCACCTATCTGTGCCCGCGCATCATCCGGCGCGTCGGCCATGTGCGCGCCTTCACCATCTTCGCCGCCCTGGGTTCGACGGTTTCGATCGCCCATGCGCTGTGGATCGATCCCTGGTTCTGGGGCGTCCTGCGCTTCGTCAACGGCGCCGGCATGGTCGGCCTGTACATGGTGATGGAAAGCTGGCTCAACTCGACGGTGAGCAACGAGGGCCGCGGCCGGCTGTTTTCGGCCTACGTCATGTCCACGCTGCTCGCCATGGGCCTTGGCCAACTGCTGCTCACGGTCGGTCCCGCCGGCAGTTTCGTGCCCTTCGCCCTGGTATCCATGCTGTTTTCGCTCGGTTTGATCCCGGTGGCGCTGACCCGCGTGCCGCAGCCCACCCCCATCGAGCACCCTAGCCTGCACCTGCGCCAGCTGGTCGGTTTTTCGCCACTGGGCACCGTCGGCACCCTGATTGCGGGCGTCACCAGCGGCACCT harbors:
- a CDS encoding RibD family protein, with the protein product MQGRDTPPEDAIWPLWPSAEPRPLAGLYLAHDLQAAARHAPLVYANFVASLDGRIAIGEGGVPSGIANPRDWWLFQELAVQADAILVGGRHLRDRINGLAQDLFAAFHAPRYAELRDWRAERGLPAWPCIVVASRRLDLIPPADIPTERLLILTGAAAARSPAAERLRQAGAEVVEAGRDEVEAGTAVALLAARGLRAIYAVGGARVLHLLAARGVLSRLYLTQVHRLLGGGPPTTLIEGAAFRPPLDLRLHRLYYDPAAPGMGGQLFGCYQAAEPGDSTPLTQETP
- a CDS encoding ATP-binding protein, which produces MRSLRTRLVLAAGVVLAAFVVLTGVALDRAFSAAALHAQEAKLRGMTYALLGAADIDAHSVQVSLPQLGDPRLQQPGSGFYALIADTAGRVVWASPSLLVPPASVPSSPPGAWRFDRRRAPGHDRFQLAFGVRWTPDSGGHRYTFVVGERAASYLAQLSEFRRTLAFWLSAAAVLLLLALVALLHWGLRPLRELSGELGRVERGESPQLGGAYPAELAPLVTGLNTLLTHERARQTRYRHALDDLAHSLKTPLAVLRGLTARDGLSGEAERRVAEQVGRMDQIVAYQLNRATAGPALGLMAPVALAPSVQRVISALQRAYRDRNLEIAIDLASDMTGRIDENDLLELAGNLLDNACKWARTQVSVRLAREAGTLVLSVDDDGPGFAPGEAGRLLERGARADTRVEGQGIGLAVVVELVRGYGGTVEIGRSPLGGASVRAMLPHA
- a CDS encoding response regulator transcription factor — its product is MRVLLVEDDPDLRDQIAARLAEQGVVVDVAVDGREGLYLATEYPIDLALIDLGLPELDGLSLIRGLRAAGREVPVLVLTARGRWQDKVEGLEAGADDYLVKPFHPEELLARVRALLRRSSGWAQSVLACGPVMLDPQTQRVTLNGAAVELTAYEYRLLEYLMLHAGEVVSKSVLTEHLYAEDDERDSNVIEVFIRRLRRKLDPDERLQPIETLRGRGYRFTLPRRAPDAFA
- a CDS encoding PepSY domain-containing protein, which codes for MRRLLCCALIAFSGAACAAPDGTPYRLPPGVAPLLAERFISPADAAHAARAAVGGRVLAVHRVGEGPGARYRVRLLVGGQIRVVVVDARDGRVLR
- a CDS encoding glycine zipper 2TM domain-containing protein, with amino-acid sequence MKPSLKRAIAAILGAGMALPLAAHADGRWGYQRWDHDSVRLARVVKVRPIVRVMRVPGPTVRHCTTEQVAYSRDRHADPVGATLVGGVIGGVIGNRLGDDGGNPVATVAGAIIGGAIGHSLADGRTTVVRPMTVCHPQPSLRTVERIRGYRVTYRYHGRLYVTRMHQHPGRFLRVHRDASPLD
- a CDS encoding DUF4156 domain-containing protein, with product MKIRLLLLSALIATLTAGCTWVKLTPQGEEARVLKPNQVASCKPMGTTTVQVAATVLGVPRPRRDVEHDLQALARNAVQNAGGDTIVPEGQPVDGRQTFAMYRCINP
- a CDS encoding DsbA family oxidoreductase, which gives rise to MSETETPADGGRPLIQVGVFLDYVCPFCHIGSARLLRLGERFDLRVNWMFIELRPETPPEGQGLDTLPYSEAEFEVMNRSLAELAAEEGLALARDRRLANSHRALLLAEAAKSLGREPFYRLHRRLFESHFARARNIGDESVLRDIVAACGLPDSLPDQAWSDPSLETRLAHYRQIAARHAISSVPTYIFGDRVLSGVQPFEAFEDAARSISSG
- a CDS encoding MFS transporter; this translates as MLRLVASLFNLLFGMSVLLTGVGLLGSLLGIRAGLAGFSSEVTGVVMAAYFAGYILGTYLCPRIIRRVGHVRAFTIFAALGSTVSIAHALWIDPWFWGVLRFVNGAGMVGLYMVMESWLNSTVSNEGRGRLFSAYVMSTLLAMGLGQLLLTVGPAGSFVPFALVSMLFSLGLIPVALTRVPQPTPIEHPSLHLRQLVGFSPLGTVGTLIAGVTSGTFWALGAVFAHGVGLATAQIGAFMAVSIAGGAFLQWPLGKLSDRFDRRTVLLFICVGGALLATAIALVGARSLPLLLALSFVYGGFSFTLYGVSVAHMNDQIRVEDMLEASSGLLMLYGIGAVVGPVLGGVLMSHFGSPSLPLYLASAFALLGLFGLYRNRVSDAPPREEQGEFVPLVRTSQAAIELSHPEATAADTGEAAPERQSAA